Sequence from the Pseudomonadota bacterium genome:
ATAAAGCCAAGAATACCATCACCCACTGTGACCTCAATTCCTGCCTCTTGAATCTCTGTCACTTCACACGTAACCACAGACCCAGATTTCATTTGGCCAATACCTGAAAAGAAAGGATCATCCATAAGCTGCTTCACCCCAAGAACCACCCGTTCTTTTGCAGGATCAATATCCAAAACCTTGACCTTAATCGTCTGACCTTTTTTGTATTGCTTCAAGGCCTCATCGCCAGACATATCCCAAGAAAGATCTGACAAGTGAACCATACCATCAATGTCATCCGTCATTTCGACAAACAAGCCAAACTCGGTAATGCTCTTTACCCTTCCTTCGTGTTCGCTTCCTATGCTGAAATCTTCCTGAAGCTTTTCCCATGGGTTGGCAACACATTGCTTAATACCCAGGGCAATCCGTCGTTTGTCAGGGTCAACGTCAAGCACCTTAACCTCAACTTTTTGCCCAACGGAAGTCAGTTGATTTGGGTGTACCCCTTTGTGCGTCCAGCTCATATCCGTAACGTGCGATAAACCTTCAATACCATCATCCAATTCAATGAATGCACCATAATCTGTAATATTCGTCACCGTTCCTTCAAGCTTGGAATTTACAGGATATTTCGTTTCAACTCCTACCCAGGGATCTTCTTCTAATTGTTTCATACCCAGCGAAACACGCTTTGTTTCTTGGTTAAAGCGAATCACGCGCACCTTAACAGTTTGCCCTATTTCCATAACATCTGAAGGATGATTGATACGCTTCCAAGACATATCAGTCACATGGAGCAGACCATCAATACCACCAAGGTCGATAAACGCCCCGTAATCCGTGATGTTCTTGACGGCCCCTTCAATGACCTCACCCTCTTTTATGGTTTTCATTAACTCATCGAGCGCTTCAGCTCTGGATTCT
This genomic interval carries:
- a CDS encoding 30S ribosomal protein S1; translated protein: MTDQTLKTPSSSEDNMDFAALLDQDPISSKKLTGGVVKGTIIKIDQEAVLIDVGLKSEGRVPLREFSTSGVIPEFKIGDEVEVYLDRMENREGQVVLSYEKARREAAWVELEKSFQDNKHVNGVIFGRVKGGFTVDLNGAIAFLPGSQVDVRPIKDIAPLLGIDQPFQILKMDRARGNIVVSRRSIMEESRAEALDELMKTIKEGEVIEGAVKNITDYGAFIDLGGIDGLLHVTDMSWKRINHPSDVMEIGQTVKVRVIRFNQETKRVSLGMKQLEEDPWVGVETKYPVNSKLEGTVTNITDYGAFIELDDGIEGLSHVTDMSWTHKGVHPNQLTSVGQKVEVKVLDVDPDKRRIALGIKQCVANPWEKLQEDFSIGSEHEGRVKSITEFGLFVEMTDDIDGMVHLSDLSWDMSGDEALKQYKKGQTIKVKVLDIDPAKERVVLGVKQLMDDPFFSGIGQMKSGSVVTCEVTEIQEAGIEVTVGDGILGFIRKIEMAKDRKDRRSDRYAVGEKVDAKIIFIDRKARNLSLSVKAREVDEEKKVMQEYGSTDSGASLGDILGEAMSRAQERGSDNPDGDDDDKKGPKKSK